The Rhododendron vialii isolate Sample 1 chromosome 5a, ASM3025357v1 genome contains a region encoding:
- the LOC131326509 gene encoding uncharacterized protein LOC131326509, translating into MEELGDEFFSILLDDYRDVSTKEQMAVTLRYVDKRGCVVERFVGIKHVTSTSALSLKNAIEDLFSTHNLSISRLRGQGYDGASNMQGEFNGLKSLILQENECAYYVHCFAHQLQLVLVALAKNHFHIADFFALVSNIVNVVGASCKRHDVLRENRAAQIIKAFSLDDIASGKGLNQETTLSRASDTRWGSHYGTLLRVVTMFNSVIDVLDVVVEDASSSDQKLEAFHLLKGMQFFDFVFNLHLMKSVLGITNDLLQALQRKDQDIVNAMTQVQVSKQRLQSMRDSGWSSLMDEVSAFCRDNNIDVPSMESLYVAQGRSRHRAHEKIISHHYHFKVMNMVFNRQL; encoded by the coding sequence ATGGAAGAACTTGGTGATGAGTTCTTCTCTATTCTCCTTGATGACTATAGGGATGTTTCAACGAAGGAGCAAATGGCGGTTACTTTGAGATATGTTGATAAAAGGGGATGTGTGGTAGAGCGCTTTGTGGGTATTAAACATGTTACTAGTACTAGTGCTCTTTCTCTAAAGAATGCAATTGAAGACTTATTTTCGACACACAACTTAAGCATTTCTAGATTGCGCGGACAAGGTTACGACGGGGCTAGCAATATGCAAGGGGAGTTCAATGGACTAAAGTCACTTATTTTGCAGGAGAATGAATGTGCATATTATGTTCATTGTTTTGCTCACCAGCTTCAATTAGTTCTTGTGGCCTTAGCAAAAAATCATTTCCATATTGCTGACTTCTTTGCTTTGGTTTCTAACATTGTTAATGTTGTTGGAGCCTCATGCAAACGTCATGATGTTCTTCGGGAGAACCGAGCTGCCCAAATTATTAAAGCCTTTAGTCTCGATGATATTGCAAGTGGCAAAGGCCTTAATCAAGAGACCACTCTTAGTCGTGCTAGTGATACACGTTGGGGATCACATTATGGCACCTTACTTAGGGTGGTTACCATGTTCAACTCTGTGATTGATGTGCTTGATGTTGTAGTAGAGGATGCATCTTCCTCGGATCAGAAATTAGAAGCCTTCCATTTATTGAAGGGAATGCAATTTTTTGACTTTGTGTTCAATCTACATTTGATGAAATCTGTCTTGGGAATTACAAATGACTTGTTGCAGGCATTACAAAGAAAAGACCAAGACATTGTAAATGCCATGACACAAGTTCAAGTATCCAAGCAAAGACTCCAATCAATGAGGGATAGTGGATGGAGTAGTTTGATGGATGAAGTTTCTGCTTTTTGTAGAGACAATAATATTGATGTTCCTAGCATGGAAAGCCTCTATGTTGCTCAAGGAAGATCAAGGCATAGAGCTCACGAAAAGATAATTTCTCATCACTATCATTTCAAAGTTATGAACATGGTTTTCAATAGGCAACTCTAA